The following nucleotide sequence is from Desulfonatronovibrio magnus.
GAGTTTGATCCCAAGGAGATTATCCGCAAATACAGACAGTTTGTATATGAAACAGGGGCTGTGGATGCGGGCAAAGGCAAGGTCATGGACAAAAAGATCGTGGAAAAGGCCAGGAAAAAGGGTTACAAAATATCCCGTGCTGAGAGGTTCAGGTACAGATGCCGGTATTTTACTGATTCCGGGGTGATCGGCGGGAAAGACTTTGTCCAGGAAGTATTTGATCAGGTCAAGCATCTGCTTCGGTCCAAGGACGAGCGCAAATTTACACCCGTAGGCGGGGTGGAGGGTTTATATTCTATGAAGCGATTGGGTAGTTCGTAGCCAGGGCATTCATTTTTCCCTTGCCTGCTCCTTAAAACCTCACTATATCTGTACCTCATGCACGCATACAATCCTCTTACAATATTTTAAGACCACTATGTCATTTGAAATTCCATCTCCACACGATGTAGGCTTCAAGACTTTTTTCCAGGATGAAGAGCTGGTCCGGGATTTCATTAACCTTTACATACCAGATGAAATCAAGTCATAAGAGAGATGATTTTTGAATACGCTTGTTAAAATGCAAGAAGCTTTGGAAAAGAAAAATATTATATGGCGCAGACATGTTTTATCTCGAATGCTGGAGCGTAATATTTCCAGGGATGATGTGTTTAACACTATACAGTATGGAAAAATTATCGAGTCCTATCCGGAGGACAAGCCATATCCAAGTTACCTTATATCTGGATTTTCAGGAGATAAGCGGATACATGTGGTTGCTTCATGGGACGATGGAGCACAAGCAGTATATATCATAACAGCATATATCCCTGATGAGGATCATTTTCAAGACAACGGTATAACAAGGAAAGCGAGGTAGTAAATGTTTTTTACCAAAGGATGCCCCTTGTGTGGCGGGAAGCAAAATCCAGGTACGACTACCTTCACAGTAGACAAAGGCAGCGTACTGGTAGTGGTGAGAAATGTACCGGCCATGGTGTGCGACCAGTGCGGAGAAGCGTGGATCATGGATTCAGTTGCCGAAGATCTGGAAAGAATTGTCTCAGAAGCCAGGTCTAAACGCAGCCAAGTGGAAGTGATTGACATGGCTGCCTAAACCTGTGTGGCACACATAAAAGTACGATAAAAAACAATCGTTACGCTTTTAACATGCAAAATAAAACTGGTTCTTTCCAGATACCTTAGGGAGCACACATGCCAACACAAAGCATATTCCTTTTACACTTTGCCAGAAGGAATTCGAATATCGAAATCCGAAACAATATCCAATGTTAAAAATTCAAATGTTAAAAACGGAAAATGAACAACAAGACAAAATAAAAGTTAGAAATTCGAAGCACTAAATTCGAAACAATTTCGAACGAATGATAAAAAATGAAAATGAATAAAACAAGATTGCGGGCAATTTAATGGGACAATGTTCATTTTTCAGTTTTTCTTACTATTGCACCAAATATATTCATTAGTTCAGTTGACTCTTGAAATAGCTTGTCACGTTCCTTTGCTATAACATGATTTTCGCCTACATCGAGGAGTTTAAGCCAATATCGAGATTCCTTGGCTTCCTTGCGACATATTTTGATTCGCATCAGGAAGTCTTTTTTGCTCAAAGAATCGTTGGCCTCTATATAATTCGCACCTACAGAACCAGATGATCGGACAAGTTGCTTGATGTCTTCCGTATTCGAAATTGAACGAGGCAGCAATTTGACAAACAACCTGACATTTTTTGCAAACAACGCAGTCCTTTCCTCAAGATCATAAGTTTTTGTCATTGCATCATTAAGTCATTTGAATTTGTTTCGGATTTCGAATTTCGTGCTTCGAATTTCCCACATGTGGATCACTTTGTATCAGCGCATTTTTTCCCATTGCCTGCACGCGTTATCCAGTGAATGGGGATAATTGCATTTACCAGATCGTTGACATTTCTCAAAAAGCGCTTTCCCAAACTCAGTTGGCTTTGCATTTCTATGCTTATTTTTGTAGTTTTTTTCTTCATTACTATTCCCTTTTTGTATCCACTCAAACCAGGATTCAAGATTGCGGCAAGGAATAAACAGCGCGCACTTTTCATCATCCCCGGGCATTTCCATTAATCTGTCGGCCAGTTCCTGAAAAAGCTGGGTTTTACGATCTTTCGGAGAAAGGCCATCACCATCGGTTATCACAACCAGCCAGTGATTTTCATTTTTGGGGCGCTTTCTTCTGGCAGCCAGTTCATCGGGGAAAAGATTCCTTACCTGCTGCTCACCTGATCCCCTCCCAGGTACTGTCTGGGATCTGTAGAATTCTGTTTTGTCTTTACCTATGGCCTTTTCAATGAAAGACTTGGCAAAATAATAGTCACGGGCTCCCTCGCATAAAATTGTGTACCGGATACGATCAGCTCTACGCGACATCGATCCAGCCCCTTTCAATGAGCTGATCAATGGAGATGGGTGCTTTTGAGTCAGCTGAGATGCGATACGTTCTGGTTGGTCCTGTACCATTGGCCCGCTCAAACCAGATACCTTTTTCAGCGGCAAGAAAATTGACAACCCTGGGGTGATGAGAAATGAGCAGGCACTGCTTGCCGTTCTCTTCGCATGCCTGAAAAACAAGATCCAGCCAGGGCTGAATTTCAGGCAAACTCAAGAAATTTTCCGGTTCATCCACACAGAGAGTGGCATCTTTTTGAGAAAACAGGCCAAAATAGGTTGTGTATAATCCGATAAGGGATTTCTGTCCTTCAGAGAGTTGCTTAAAAGGCAAGTGTACCGAACCACCAGACTCATTATCAAAACCAGCGTACAGCACTTTCCCGTCACCTGCATCTTTCAACCTTAAAGCCCTGAACCCGGGTATCCTGTCCCGCAAAGTCTCGGTTAATTCATAGATAACTTCAGGCTGGTCCTGCACGAGATAGCGATACCAGTCCGCCAGATCAGACAGATTCGCCAAAGGAGAAGTTTCTTCCTTTCGGCTTTCCTCATTCATCAAATCAGGGACGATCCGGAGAAGCCAAACCCTGGAAAGACGGTTTTTGAACCAGGTCATTTTTCTGTTGTCTTTCCCGGGCGCCAGGAAACCAACTCCTGACTGGGTCCAGTCAATGGGAAATGACGGACCTGTACTGCCGTCGTCCCTGTAAAGCTGGGCTTCTCCGAGACGCGCCTCAAACAAAGGTGTCTGGTTATATTTTAATATTTCTGAAAAAACCCGCTGCTGGCTGTTTGATCTGTCATATTCAACCTCAAGACTGTAGAAAAAAATATTTTCTTCTTCATCCTGGATTTCAATCTCCAGCTTTAAAGGGTTGTCCTCTCCAGAAACGCCCAAAGCGGTGTGGCTGATTGGAAAAGAATCTGATACCCGCTCTTTTTCACACACGAATGCTTTTATTTTTCCAAGCACTTCAAAAAAAACAGACTTGCCACCACCATTGGGACCGGCGATGAGTTGGAAATCATCCAGCTGCACTTCAAAGTTAATAAAGCATTTATAGTTATGAATGTACATTCTTCTGATCATGGTGATTCCTGGTTTCATGTTTTATTTATCTAAGCAATGATTGCTAATCCTGACAGGAGTTTACAGCAAAAAGAAAAATTCTGCAAATTTTGTTTTGTGCTATGCTGGAATTAAAAAACAAGAAATAAATTGCCCCACATTACTCAATATCTTCCAGGGTTATTAATTCACCTGGTTTAAAGGATCTTAATGTCCTTCTTCCCAGCAATTGATCTTCACATCAGGGCTGCAGGCCAGTACCAGGGCGAACCCAGGTCAGGTGCTGCTTTGACAAAACAGTCCCTTCAGGCAAATTCACGGAAGCGGCTATGGAACGTCTGATGTTGATCGCCGTACTCTCCTCGAATTGGCAAGGTATTTTCTGGCCTGATCTAAGCATCTGACTAACATTTTTAATGCCTGCCACCATGTTTTTGAACTCATCTGGATCCGCGGAAAGCTGATGATCCCGAAAACCGGAATAATTTTTATCCAGGGTGAAGTGTTTTTCCACAATGCGCGCCCCGGCTGCAACTGAATAAATGGCAGCATCAATGCCCAGGGTATGATCAGAGTACCCGATTACAGCTTCTGGAAATTCAGTTTTCAGGGTATGGATTGCTCCAAGGTTTGCCTGCTCCAATGAAGTAGGGTAGCTGGCTACGCAATGCAGGAGAGCCAGACCAGGATCTGAATTTGTATTTTGCCACACGTCTCTAACACGGGTGTAAATGTTTTGGATATGTTCCATGTCACACAGGCCAGTGGAAATGATTATGGGCTTATTAAAACCGGCCACTGTATCGATTAGTGGAAAAAATGCATTGTCACCGGAAGCGATCTTGAAAACCGGCTGAATTTGGTTGAGAAATCTTGCACTTTCAAGGTCAAAGGGCGTGGAGAGAAAGACAACTCCAGCTTGCCTGACCTGTCTTACCAGTTCTTCGAACTGCGCATAAGAAAGCTGGAATTTTTTCAACTGGGCTATTCTATTCTGGTCAGCGCAACTTGCCAGCCTTTCCGGGACTATGGTCTGAAACTTGACTGCATCGGCTCCTGCCTCTGCCGCCAGTTGGATCATTCTTTTGGCCAGCTCAAAATCGCCTTCATGGTTATTGCCGATTTCCGCAATAATAAAGACTTTTTCGCTGGTATCGAAATTGCCTATTTTCATTGTAATTCAACCTTATCAACTCAGATATTGGCCATGTTTCAGGGATGAATTGGGGGTTTCCTCAATTAAGTATTCTTTAAGCAGCAGCGCTCTGTCTTTACAGACAACATATGGACCTTGCCCCTGAATAAAACAGATCCGGCCCGAAGAGCCCCGTAAATCCATTTTAGGTATTTCAGCAGCAAGCAACCTAACTTTTTTTTGATCCAAAAAAGCCCACGCACCCGGATACGGACGGGTCAAAGCACGGATAAATCTATCTGCTTGTTTTGCTGTGAATCTGCTAAAATCAAGATATCCATCCCGGTCACTTCTCTGATGCCAGTACATGGCATTGTCTTCATCCTGAATACGTCCCGGGTTAGTTTCTGTTTCAATCCTTTCAATCGCATCAAGTACGAGACCAGGGAATAATTTGTTTGCCTGACCGTGCAGGTCAGCAATGGTATCTGAAGGTTCAATTTTGATGGCTTGCTCCGACAAAACCGGGCCCGTGTCTATCCCCTGGTCAATTTTTATTACCGAGATAACTGCCTCGGATTCTCCATTGATTATTTGCCAGTTAAGCGGTGAGCCACCCCGATACTCGGGCAAGCGACCTGCATGGAGGTTTATTACACCCATTCGAGGAATATTTATCAGCTCTTCTTTGAATATCGTGGAAAATCCAGCAATTATAAACAGCTCAGGCAATAGCGATTGCAGATGGGCAATCGCTTCAGTACTGTTTACGTTCTCCAGCCTCAAACAATCCAATCCGATCTTTTGAACTTCATCTTGGATCGGATCACATTTTTGTTTTGATGGTACAACCACTGCTGTAACAGCGTGCCTGGATTCCTGAACTGCTTTAACAACCGGGATACCCCGCGCACCGTTTAGGAAAATGATAATGTTTTTAATAAAACAGTTTTATTCTTGCTATTTTTTGGCAATTTGCAACCGCTCAAACAAATCCTTGTACCACTCAATGTAAAGGGGGTAGCCCTTTTCCAGAGGTCAGCTCGGGTTAAAGCCGATAAGGTCCCGGGCTTTATCCACATTTAAAGTTCCGCGCTGAGGCATTAGTTTATCCCTTTTAACATTACGCACATTAATACCGGGAAAATGCTGCTTGATAATCTCTGCCATATCTGCAACCGAGCAGGCACTGCCATAAGTGATATTGAAAATCTGGTTGTAGGCGTTTTTGTTGCCTATACATCTCGTTACGCCGTCTACAACATCGTTGATGTAGGTGAAATCCAGACGTTCAGTACCGTTGTCGGACATGACTATGTCTTCCCCGAACAGGGCATTCTCGATGAAAATCTGCCCCACACGACGGCTTATGCAGCGCTCACAGTAAAGGGCAGAGGGTCTTATAATAGTATAAGGCAAATCAAAAACCTGATTATTGCCCATTATTATCTTTTCAGAACCGAACTTGAGAGCGCCGTATATGCCCAGAGGCTCACAATAACTATCCTCCGCGACCTCCCCTCCCTTGAAATGTCCGTAAACCATGCTGGAGGAAAAAAAGATGAACTGCTCAACATTGGACGACCCGCCCCTTGCCCAGTCCAAAGTATTCTCAAGGGTGCGAAAGCTGTGGTCAAAGGTTGAGTAAGGGTCTTTATTTGATCTATTGGCATGGGAGACAGCGGCCAGCTGAATAATAACCTGGGGATCAATTTTGTTCAGTATCCTGGTCATAGCATGATAGTCTCTGGCATCCTGAACATGGATTCCTACTTGTGCTTCTTTAAGCAACCTGATTCTTTCCATGACAAGTGATGTGGAGAGCTTGTAACGTTGCAATAAAAATTCGAACAAAATCAAAAAAATGGGGTAACACTTTAAGCCTTGGCGGCGTTGTTTAACATCTCTTCAATTAACCTTGCTGCTTCTTCTTTTTGAGCTATATCAAGATCAGTTCTATCACTTATAGCTTCTACAAACTGGTTCCATAGAGGTTTTTTATAACTTCTGGAGTCTAAAAGTTCTTTGATATACTTTTGGCATTTGCGCAGATTAAAGCTTTTCAGAAAGTCCGATGTCAACTTCATAGCAACACACAACAGTTTCAAAGTCCCTTCAACGGAAGCCTTTTGATTGAGCTGTTCTTGCTTGCGTCTCTCGTTTTTCAGCATAAGCTCATAATTATAACGTCTGCGGCAATATTCCTGATACCTTTGTTCATCGAGTTCCTGTTGAATGTTTTTTAAGATGCCAAAAAAATAAGCAATGTTGCAACGCCCGGAATCGCGATTGACCGCTTTTAAGAATGCTTCCTCGGACTTGGCGATAGCTTCTCTGTCATAACGTTTGATACATTTCTCGGCTCTTTTTAGTTCCTCTGGTTCTAAGGTTATGTCGTGATTTTTGATAATCCAGTGCAACCTGTCCAGCTTTGGACTGCTTTCATCCCGATTTTTGTTTTTTTTGTACTCCTCGTGCTTTTTTTGTTGACGTACTTTTTCTTCATTACTGACTTTGGTCTGCATCACCCCTTGGGGTGATTTCTTGGAGTAGCGCAGATTCATCTGGTTGCGCATGGTCACGTATACGGTAATGATATTTTCCAAGATACTTTGACCTAAGTTCTGCATGGATGATGTATCAATGTGGATTGCACCTATGTTTTTTTTCAATTGGCTGAAAGCTCCCTCATCTGTACCGTTGCCTTTGGGGTTGCCAGGTCCTGCAGGCAAGAGCTGGATGTCAAACTCTTCAAGGTATTCACGGACGTTACCACTCAGGTTAGCACTGCCAGAATCCGAAATAACAGCCAGGGGAGGCCCCCATTGCCGAATATGTTGTTGCAGCACGCTTAAAACCGCCTCACTGGTTTCAGTGGAGCTTATTTCAAAGCCGGTATGACAGAAGCTGGTCACATCAACTCCCAGTTCAAGGTTATATTTGAAGACCTGGTTGCCCAGGGTGATTTCTAATTCGCTTCCGTCAAGGCTTAGTTGGCCGTTGGGTATCCTCCGGCAAAGACTTTGATAGAATCTGGGCCTTTTTTTTCTGGTTTCAGGTTTGTACAGGTCATTGGCAGTAAGTATATCCTGTATTGTTTTCCAGCCCAAGTTAAGATTAAACATCTGATTTAGCTCCCGGGCAAAACGATGGATACGGATCCTTTTACCACGCTCTTTGAGTTCTCTGCCCTTGTCTACGATCAGGCGCACAGTATCAATATCTACTTTGCTCGCTTTGCCCCGATTGTCGACTTTTTTATAGGGTTTAAGTTCGTCATCGAACTCCCTGTTCCAAGACTGCAGGCCACTAACAGAGATTCCCAAAACCCAGGCAATCAGATTTAGCGCTCTTTCCTGGGCTCGCAGAAAAGTTACTGCTTTTTCTTTGTCCTGCGTTTGGAAGTGTTTTTTTTGAGGCCAGCCACTCATCAACATGGTGGATTTCCCAGGCCAGTTTACGACCCTCGTTCTCGAAGTCGACCCGGTCATACTCTTTTTTGAGTTTTTCATATTCTGTCCGCAGTTTGGTCAGCTCCTGTTCGAGTTCCTTTTGCCCGGCTGTATCAGGAATATGTTTTTTAACCCATTGGTATCCGGTTTTACGGGATACTCCAGCTCTTTGACAGACGCTTGTCACGTCAAAATCCCTGTTGAGGTTCTTTTCCCTCTGAATCTGGCGGGCCTGAATCAAGATAGCCACTTCTTCCGGGGTCAGGGAATCAGCCATAAAGTCCTCCTTTAACCATTACAGGCTGCCCCAGAATGTATAAAGTAATAGTTCCATCCGGGGACAGCACCAGGTTGGCAATACTACGTTCCACATCATGTTCCTGGCTGGTGACATCGCAATTCTTTGCTATCTCGTCAAGAGCCTTGTCCGCCTGGCCATGGAAACGTTCTGCAGGGACTAAAAAACCGCCGATTCCTTGATGCGGACGTTTGGAGTTATAGTGATCAACCCATTGTGCAAGCGCACAAGATGCCTGCTCCAGAGTAGAAAAATGCTTCTGTCT
It contains:
- a CDS encoding Rpn family recombination-promoting nuclease/putative transposase — its product is MSFEIPSPHDVGFKTFFQDEELVRDFINLYIPDEIKS
- a CDS encoding DUF4258 domain-containing protein; translated protein: MNTLVKMQEALEKKNIIWRRHVLSRMLERNISRDDVFNTIQYGKIIESYPEDKPYPSYLISGFSGDKRIHVVASWDDGAQAVYIITAYIPDEDHFQDNGITRKAR
- a CDS encoding type II toxin-antitoxin system MqsA family antitoxin, whose translation is MFFTKGCPLCGGKQNPGTTTFTVDKGSVLVVVRNVPAMVCDQCGEAWIMDSVAEDLERIVSEARSKRSQVEVIDMAA
- a CDS encoding four helix bundle protein: MTKTYDLEERTALFAKNVRLFVKLLPRSISNTEDIKQLVRSSGSVGANYIEANDSLSKKDFLMRIKICRKEAKESRYWLKLLDVGENHVIAKERDKLFQESTELMNIFGAIVRKTEK
- a CDS encoding AAA family ATPase: MIRRMYIHNYKCFINFEVQLDDFQLIAGPNGGGKSVFFEVLGKIKAFVCEKERVSDSFPISHTALGVSGEDNPLKLEIEIQDEEENIFFYSLEVEYDRSNSQQRVFSEILKYNQTPLFEARLGEAQLYRDDGSTGPSFPIDWTQSGVGFLAPGKDNRKMTWFKNRLSRVWLLRIVPDLMNEESRKEETSPLANLSDLADWYRYLVQDQPEVIYELTETLRDRIPGFRALRLKDAGDGKVLYAGFDNESGGSVHLPFKQLSEGQKSLIGLYTTYFGLFSQKDATLCVDEPENFLSLPEIQPWLDLVFQACEENGKQCLLISHHPRVVNFLAAEKGIWFERANGTGPTRTYRISADSKAPISIDQLIERGWIDVA
- a CDS encoding N-acetylneuraminate synthase family protein, translating into MKIGNFDTSEKVFIIAEIGNNHEGDFELAKRMIQLAAEAGADAVKFQTIVPERLASCADQNRIAQLKKFQLSYAQFEELVRQVRQAGVVFLSTPFDLESARFLNQIQPVFKIASGDNAFFPLIDTVAGFNKPIIISTGLCDMEHIQNIYTRVRDVWQNTNSDPGLALLHCVASYPTSLEQANLGAIHTLKTEFPEAVIGYSDHTLGIDAAIYSVAAGARIVEKHFTLDKNYSGFRDHQLSADPDEFKNMVAGIKNVSQMLRSGQKIPCQFEESTAINIRRSIAASVNLPEGTVLSKQHLTWVRPGTGLQP
- a CDS encoding methionyl-tRNA formyltransferase translates to MKNIIIFLNGARGIPVVKAVQESRHAVTAVVVPSKQKCDPIQDEVQKIGLDCLRLENVNSTEAIAHLQSLLPELFIIAGFSTIFKEELINIPRMGVINLHAGRLPEYRGGSPLNWQIINGESEAVISVIKIDQGIDTGPVLSEQAIKIEPSDTIADLHGQANKLFPGLVLDAIERIETETNPGRIQDEDNAMYWHQRSDRDGYLDFSRFTAKQADRFIRALTRPYPGAWAFLDQKKVRLLAAEIPKMDLRGSSGRICFIQGQGPYVVCKDRALLLKEYLIEETPNSSLKHGQYLS
- a CDS encoding NAD-dependent epimerase/dehydratase family protein; this encodes MERIRLLKEAQVGIHVQDARDYHAMTRILNKIDPQVIIQLAAVSHANRSNKDPYSTFDHSFRTLENTLDWARGGSSNVEQFIFFSSSMVYGHFKGGEVAEDSYCEPLGIYGALKFGSEKIIMGNNQVFDLPYTIIRPSALYCERCISRRVGQIFIENALFGEDIVMSDNGTERLDFTYINDVVDGVTRCIGNKNAYNQIFNITYGSACSVADMAEIIKQHFPGINVRNVKRDKLMPQRGTLNVDKARDLIGFNPS
- a CDS encoding integrase catalytic domain-containing protein, with protein sequence MGISVSGLQSWNREFDDELKPYKKVDNRGKASKVDIDTVRLIVDKGRELKERGKRIRIHRFARELNQMFNLNLGWKTIQDILTANDLYKPETRKKRPRFYQSLCRRIPNGQLSLDGSELEITLGNQVFKYNLELGVDVTSFCHTGFEISSTETSEAVLSVLQQHIRQWGPPLAVISDSGSANLSGNVREYLEEFDIQLLPAGPGNPKGNGTDEGAFSQLKKNIGAIHIDTSSMQNLGQSILENIITVYVTMRNQMNLRYSKKSPQGVMQTKVSNEEKVRQQKKHEEYKKNKNRDESSPKLDRLHWIIKNHDITLEPEELKRAEKCIKRYDREAIAKSEEAFLKAVNRDSGRCNIAYFFGILKNIQQELDEQRYQEYCRRRYNYELMLKNERRKQEQLNQKASVEGTLKLLCVAMKLTSDFLKSFNLRKCQKYIKELLDSRSYKKPLWNQFVEAISDRTDLDIAQKEEAARLIEEMLNNAAKA
- a CDS encoding transposase codes for the protein MADSLTPEEVAILIQARQIQREKNLNRDFDVTSVCQRAGVSRKTGYQWVKKHIPDTAGQKELEQELTKLRTEYEKLKKEYDRVDFENEGRKLAWEIHHVDEWLASKKTLPNAGQRKSSNFSASPGKSAKSDCLGFGNLC